From a single Apium graveolens cultivar Ventura chromosome 2, ASM990537v1, whole genome shotgun sequence genomic region:
- the LOC141708713 gene encoding uncharacterized protein LOC141708713, whose amino-acid sequence MLHHICHKHSLILQENYHAKEGDVCRGCNEQIVSKTFVFSCKFASNTASGTSNVDDECVKFLLHRSCVELPPIMEYPGFQKRLLFLDSRPLMPEGRHPLTCNICNLRWDWFIYCSPGQEFNVCIKCAMFQLQSLEDRKFDHPAHSQHRLTLQPHLASFGCDACKHEKIKDLFYVCTKCPFWMHKNCADAPASFQIKFHPQHPLVLSYSLPQLYQKFDQYCRLCNKKLNQLHWLYFCPKCRFFAHFDCARSNPTRREKKMYDSNLVNLPAADESSMNLLLEQFVKASSTPNHNDNIVYSTKKGIKHWTHDEHDLLPLSVNESNNRKDDDGTSLLCNGCVRPIRTDGNLFFGCVPCQYFLHKMCVESPKEIKHHLWPHITLLAGKDNEPYKSFYCEACGSFCSGIFFRGFQERKIDFGCIVLPPLVKHEAHRHHLYQVKTGLKCKACGSDFTGYLQYRCAKCSDFYICVKCIMRPKTFKHKWDRHPLHLIYDPGMVSEHQHDFNCEYCSGDIDTNLWFYHCSDCDLSFHIGSCFEFSSSLTYSKIKFGATNTIDKLHPHSLTFAMNRKVCNCKSCDQNVSLGCPVLECAPCKTVFCYGSQHEQYLENKKSEEYFESYIQTFEKNSLIFTKGSTYTFNLNDLSHALTEVLGQGSYGTTYEAVLVEGTSVVVKILARVSKRQSKQHTEFLWRINRHPNIVPLCAYYYDHPRDYMFLFHEYMPASSLWLSLHGNKGTGRTSLDWESRLKIALGAARGIAHIHAQGSVRFTHGNIKSSNVLLNRDLDGCVSDAGLASFKNYIPFNQGYRAPEDTEPLKATQKSDVYSFGVLLIEMLTGKSPIEILGDGNNVLDLPRWVQSVVREQGTAQVFDVELRKYQNIDKELVQMLQIALACVAKVPDLRPSMDQVVKMIEEIRQRDNNSGNSSVHTPTYVSVTQARIVGYDAYPIVEIKKSEIL is encoded by the exons atgttgcATCACATTTGCCACAAACATTCACTGATCCTGCAAGAGAATTACCATGCTAAAGAGGGTGATGTGTGCCGAGGTTGTAACGAACAAATAGTCTCAAAAACATTTGTTTTTAGTTGCAAGTTCGCCAGCAATACAGCTTCCGGTACTAGTAATGTGGATGATGAATGTGTTAAATTTCTACTCCACAGAAGTTGTGTTGAATTACCTCCAATCATGGAATATCCAGGATTCCAGAAACGGTTGCTTTTCCTCGATTCTCGCCCCTTAATGCCGGAAGGGCGTCACCCTCTTACCTGTAACATCTGCAACTTGCGATGGGATTGGTTCATCTATTGCAGTCCCGGTCAGGAATTTAATGTTTGTATCAAATGTGCCATGTTCCAACTTCAGTCCTTGGAGGACCGCAAATTCGACCATCCTGCTCACAGTCAACACCGGTTAACATTGCAACCGCATTTGGCCTCGTTCGGATGTGATGCTTGCAAACATGAAAAAATCAAAGACTTGTTTTACGTATGCACCAAATGTCCATTTTGGATGCACAAGAATTGTGCTGATGCTCCGGCCTCTTTCCAAATTAAATTTCACCCTCAACACCCTCTTGTCCTCTCATACTCTCTTCCGCAGCTCTATCAAAAATTTGATCAATATTGTAGACTCTGCAATAAAAAGCTGAATCAGTTACATTGGCTCTACTTTTGTCCCAAATGCAGATTTTTTGCGCATTTTGATTGTGCTAGATCAAATCCGACGCGGAG GGAGAAAAAAATGTACGATTCCAATTTGGTGAACCTTCCGGCAGCGGATGAATCATCCATGAATCTATTGCTTGAGCAATTTGTGAAGGCATCGAGTACTCCGAACCACAATGACAATATCGTCTATAGCACAAAAAAAGGTATTAAACATTGGACTCATGATGAGCATGATTTACTACCCCTTTCTGTTAACGAGTCAAATAATCGGAAAGATGATGATGGAACATCCTTGCTTTGTAATGGCTGTGTCAGACCCATCCGAACTGATGGAAATCTATTCTTTGGCTGTGTTCCTTGTCAATACTTTCTGCACAAGATGTGTGTAGAGTCTCCCAAAGAGATTAAGCACCACCTTTGGCCACATATTACTCTTCTTGCAGGTAAAGACAATGAACCATACAAGTCTTTCTACTGTGAAGCTTGTGGAAGTTTCTGCAGTGGTATATTCTTCCGCGGTTTTCAGGAGAGAAAAATTGATTTCGGATGCATAGTTCTACCACCATTAGTCAAACATGAAGCTCACCGTCACCATCTATATCAAGTTAAGACAGGCCTTAAATGCAAGGCATGTGGATCAGATTTTACTGGATATCTGCAGTACCGGTGCGCAAAATGTAGTGATTTCTATATTTGTGTAAAATGTATTATGAGGCCAAAAACATTTAAACACAAGTGGGATCGTCATCCACTTCACTTGATATATGATCCTGGTATGGTCTCGGAGCATCAACACGACTTCAATTGTGAGTATTGCTCCGGAGATATAGACACAAACTTATGGTTCTATCATTGCAGTGATTGTGATCTTTCATTTCATATAGGATCATGTTTTGAGTTCTCCAGTTCTCTTACGTACTCAAAAATCAAGTTTGGAGCTACTAATACTATAGACAAACTTCATCCTCATAGCCTCACATTTGCTATGAACAGAaaagtttgtaactgtaaaagTTGTGACCAAAATGTATCATTGGGCTGTCCAGTCCTTGAATGTGCGCCCTGTAAGACCGTATTCTGTTACGGTTCACAACATGAACAATATCTGGAAAATAAAAAATCTGAGGAGTACTTTGAAAGTTATATTCAAACATTTGAAAAGAATAGTTTGATCTTTACAAAAGGAAGCACTTATACCTTCAATCTGAATGATTTATCACATGCTTTAACCGAAGTTCTTGGTCAGGGAAGCTATGGAACAACCTATGAAGCTGTTTTGGTTGAAGGAACCTCTGTGGTGGTGAAAATATTAGCACGAGTATCAAAGAGACAGTCTAAACAGCATACGGAGTTTCTGTGGAGGATTAATCGGCATCCTAATATTGTGCCACTCTGTGCCTATTATTATGACCATCCCCGGGATTATATGTTTCTATTTCATGAATATATGCCAGCTAGCAGCTTGTGGTTAAGCCTACATG GTAATAAAGGAACAGGAAGGACTTCACTTGATTGGGAATCCCGACTAAAGATTGCGCTGGGAGCTGCTAGAGGAATTGCTCACATACATGCACAGGGCAGTGTCAGATTTACTCATGGCAACATTAAGTCATCCAATGTTCTTCTCAACAGAGATCTTGATGGCTGTGTATCCGATGCTGGACTAGCTTCTTTTAAGAATTATATACCTTTCAATCAAGGCTATCGAGCTCCAGAGGATACTGAACCTTTGAAAGCCACTCAGAAATCTGACGTGTACAGTTTTGGTGTACTCCTAATTGAAATGCTCACAGGAAAATCTCCAATAGAAATCTTGGGGGATGGTAACAATGTACTTGATTTACCTAGATGGGTCCAATCTGTTGTTCGCGAACAAGGGACTGCCCAAGTTTTTGACGTTGAGCTGCGGAAGTACCAAAACATTGACAAAGAGTTGGTGCAGATGCTTCAAATTGCACTAGCTTGTGTAGCAAAAGTGCCAGATTTGCGACCAAGCATGGATCAAGTTG